CGAGCTTCCCAAGGGACGCCGGCCCATCGAGACCCGGCTCGCGAAGCCGCGGGACCGCAAGGAGATCTACCGTTTCATCGACGCTGAGCTGGAGGCCGGGCGTCAGGCGTACATAGTCTACCCGATCGTCGCCCAGTCCGAGGAGCTCGACCTGCGCGCCGCCGAGGACGAGTACGAACGGCTCGCCGACACCGTGTTCGAGCACCGGAAGCTGGCGTTGCTCCACGGCCAGTTGCATTCGTCCGAGAAGGACGACATAATGCGCGACTTCCTCGCGGGCCGCACGCACGTCCTCGTGGCGACCACGGTGATCGAAGTGGGAATAGACGTCGCCAACGCCACGGTGATGGTGATCGAACACGCCGAGCGTTTCGGTCTCTCTCAGCTCCATCAATTGCGCGGACGGGTAGGACGGGGAGCCACGCGGAGCCATTGCATACTCGTGGCCGGGGCGTCGAACGCGGGAGCCCCTCGCGGGGCCGCGTCCAGGCGGCTCGACGTGCTCGTCGACACTCAGGACGGCTTTCGGGTGGCCGAACAGGATCTGGAGATTCGCGGAGAGGGCGATCTCTTCGGAAGCGACCAGCACGGAAGGAGACGAAACTTCCGCTTCGCAGATCTGACCCGGGACCTCGATCTGGTCGAAGCCGCCAGAAGCAGGGCGGGGGAGCTTATCGCGAGGGATCCCGATCTCAGGGCCGCCGCCCACGTCACCCTGCGCCAGGTCCTCGAAGCCCGCTACGGCGAGAAACTCGAGTTGTACCGGACCGGCTGACCGCGTCGAACGCGGGCCGAGCCGGACGACGTTCGTGACGGGCGTGGTTCGCTATCTTACTCACTTGCCGAACACACTTCAGCCGCCATCCAATCAACGTCACCGATGATAGCCACAATAGCCGGCCTCTCCCAGCACGTCGGATCGGAGGTGACCGTGCGGGGCTGGGTCGAAACGACCCGAGGGCACGGCAGGGTGGCCTTTCTCGTCGTCAGGGACGGGACCGGGACCCTGCAGGGCGTCGTTCTCCGAAAGCGAGTGTCTGAGGAGACCTGGAAGACGCATCGCGCCCTCACCCGGGAGTGCGTCGTCTCGCTGACGGGAAGCGTGCGCAAGGACCCCAGGGCGCCGGGCGGCTACGAGCTGGGCGTCACTGAGCTGGTTCAACACTCCGGTTCCGACGAGTACCCGATCCAGCCCAAGGAGCACGGCGTCGACTTCCTTCTCGACCACCGCCATCTCTGGCTCCGCTCCGCCAGGCAGCGGGCCGGGCTCAAGGTGCGCGCCGAGGTCGAACAGGCGATCCACGACTATCTCTACCGCGAGAACTTCGTGCGCATCGACACCCCCATCCTGACGGGGGCGATCGGAGAAGAGGCCGGAACTCTCTTCGAGACCGACTACTTCGGCGAGCGAGCCTTCCTCGCGCAGACCGGCCAGCTCTACGTTGAGGCGGCGTGCCCGGCGTTCGGCAAGGTGTATTGCTTCGGTCCCACCTTCAGGGCCGAGAAATCCAAGACCCGCCGTCATCTGACCGAGTTCTGGATGGTCGAACCCGAGGTCGCCTTCGCCGATTCGGACGACAACATGCGGCTTCAGGAAAGCCTTGTCGCTTACATCGTCGAGCGTACCTTGGAGCGGTGCGCGGAGGAGCTCGAGACCCTGGAGCGCGACACGGAGCTCCTCGAGCGGGTGACGCCGCCGTTTCCGCGCATCGCGTACACCGACGCCGTCGAGCTCCTTAGGGCGGGCGGATCCGAGATCGAATGGGGCTCGGACCTCGGCGCCCGGGAGGAACTGGCGGTGGCCGAGCACTTCGGCGTCCCGGTCTTCGTCCACGACTATCCGGCCCGGGCCAAGGCCTTCTACATGAAGGAGAATCCCACCGACCCGCGCACGGTCCTCTGCAACGACCTGCTCGCCCCCGAGGGCGTCGGCGAGATCATCGGCGGCTCGCAGCGCGAGGACGATCAGGAAAAGCTCCTCAGGCGCATCGACGAGGAGGGACTCCCGAAGGAGGCCTACTCCTGGTACCTCGACCTGCGTCGGTTCGGCACCTTCCCGCACTCCGGCTTCGGCATCGGCGTGGAGCGCACGGTTGCGTGGCTGACCGGGCGGCACCACATTCGAGAGTTGATTCCCTTCCCGCGTCTCTTGAACCGACTCTATCCCTGATCCTATGGCCGGCCTCCCGCTTCACCATCCGCTCCGGCGAGTCGCAGCGTGACGAAGCTGGCGGTGGCGACCGGACCCAGGGGAGCGAGGTTCGGGTGGCTGGTGGTGCTGCCGCTCCTGGTCTCGTGCGGGGATTCACCGCCCTCGGAGCCGCTCAGGGGCGCGATCTTCGGCAAGGTCACTCTGGAGGGGGAGCCGCTGCCGGGAGCGCTGGTGACCCTCGCCAACACGGTGGAGGTCACCTACTCGCAACGCACCGACTCGATGGGCGAATACCGCTTCGGGGAGCTCCCCCTGGGTGCTCACCAGGTCAGGGTGAGCGGGGTCGACGCCTCGATAACCTTCGTCGATCAGGTCAGGAACGTTCAACTGCTCGCGGTCGGACAGGTGGCTGCGGAGGTTGATTTTCACGGGGTATACGTAGGGAGCAGCAGCCAGGACAAGGAAGCCTTGGAGGCGCTCTACCGCACCGCCAGGGGCGGGGCCTGGAATCGTTCCGCCCACTGGCTGTCCAACCGTCCCATCGGTCAGTGGGAAGGAGTCACCACGAACTCGGCGGGCCGCGTCACCCACCTCATCCTGGTGGCGAACAACCTCAGGGGCTCCCTCCCGGCGGCCCTGCGCTCCCTCCAGTCGCTCGAGCACGTGGACTTCGCCGGCAACGACCTCGCAGGGTCCATCCCGTCCGAACTCGGCGAGCTCACTGCTTTGGAACGGCTCTCTCTCCGAGGCAACGCGCTCTCCGGAGCGTTTCCGGAGGAGTTCGCCGACCTGAAGGCACTCGTCCATCTCGATCTCGCCGCCAACGAATTGAGCGGTCCGCTCCCCGCCGGAATCGGCGAGATGTCCGCGCTCCAGGTTATTCAGCTCGGT
The Gemmatimonadota bacterium genome window above contains:
- the asnS gene encoding asparagine--tRNA ligase, producing MIATIAGLSQHVGSEVTVRGWVETTRGHGRVAFLVVRDGTGTLQGVVLRKRVSEETWKTHRALTRECVVSLTGSVRKDPRAPGGYELGVTELVQHSGSDEYPIQPKEHGVDFLLDHRHLWLRSARQRAGLKVRAEVEQAIHDYLYRENFVRIDTPILTGAIGEEAGTLFETDYFGERAFLAQTGQLYVEAACPAFGKVYCFGPTFRAEKSKTRRHLTEFWMVEPEVAFADSDDNMRLQESLVAYIVERTLERCAEELETLERDTELLERVTPPFPRIAYTDAVELLRAGGSEIEWGSDLGAREELAVAEHFGVPVFVHDYPARAKAFYMKENPTDPRTVLCNDLLAPEGVGEIIGGSQREDDQEKLLRRIDEEGLPKEAYSWYLDLRRFGTFPHSGFGIGVERTVAWLTGRHHIRELIPFPRLLNRLYP